In one Trichlorobacter lovleyi SZ genomic region, the following are encoded:
- a CDS encoding transglycosylase SLT domain-containing protein, whose protein sequence is MKKQTIIKKISYMTTGLLLLWTPVLFMACSKGPQPAASHASLDRDLNETSLEKEIRNVMEKGISLDERKRQVPVIELAFARQTTPERARNLAALCYFKTLGTPFSPLDLAEIALAETGGHRLSSKATSTKGAIGVWQLMPKQARSHGYTPEEMRNDEKCAEAAVRTLLSKLEVADGNMDRAKKFYCGVGPQADAYLKKLRTIRQALIEELDQTREKVALNEKASSIQ, encoded by the coding sequence ATGAAAAAACAAACTATCATCAAAAAAATCAGCTACATGACCACAGGACTACTCCTGCTCTGGACTCCGGTACTCTTCATGGCCTGCAGCAAGGGGCCTCAACCGGCGGCCTCCCACGCATCCCTTGACCGTGACCTGAACGAGACCTCTCTGGAAAAAGAGATCCGCAATGTCATGGAGAAGGGGATCTCTCTGGATGAGCGCAAACGCCAGGTGCCGGTGATTGAACTGGCCTTTGCCCGCCAGACCACGCCGGAGCGTGCCCGCAACCTGGCAGCTCTCTGTTATTTCAAAACCCTGGGGACCCCCTTTTCCCCCCTTGATCTGGCTGAAATTGCGCTGGCCGAGACCGGCGGGCATCGACTCTCCTCCAAGGCAACCTCAACCAAAGGGGCCATCGGCGTCTGGCAGCTCATGCCCAAACAGGCCCGCAGTCACGGTTACACGCCGGAAGAGATGCGTAATGACGAAAAATGTGCCGAGGCAGCGGTGCGCACCCTGCTAAGCAAGCTGGAAGTTGCTGATGGCAACATGGACCGTGCCAAAAAGTTTTACTGCGGTGTAGGCCCCCAGGCCGATGCCTATCTGAAAAAACTCCGGACCATCCGGCAGGCACTGATTGAAGAGCTGGACCAGACCAGAGAAAAGGTCGCATTGAACGAAAAGGCCAGCAGTATTCAGTAA
- a CDS encoding RrF2 family transcriptional regulator — protein sequence MMELTRKGDYAIRGIIYLASQPPNKISLLSEIAVAVDVPQTFLAKIFQQFSKTGIVKSFRGTGGGFLLAGPPESITLLQVVEAVEGPILPNRCVLKPGECERDASCTVHPVWRQVQQQVRSILAGITLKDLATL from the coding sequence ATGATGGAACTGACCCGTAAGGGTGATTACGCAATACGTGGCATCATTTATCTGGCAAGTCAGCCACCCAACAAGATTTCACTCCTCAGCGAAATCGCTGTGGCCGTGGATGTCCCCCAGACCTTTCTGGCAAAGATATTTCAGCAGTTCAGCAAAACCGGCATTGTAAAATCATTCCGCGGTACCGGCGGTGGTTTCCTGCTGGCCGGTCCGCCGGAAAGCATTACCCTTTTGCAGGTGGTTGAGGCGGTTGAAGGGCCGATCCTGCCGAACCGTTGCGTCCTGAAACCGGGTGAGTGTGAACGCGATGCCTCCTGCACCGTCCATCCTGTCTGGCGTCAGGTGCAGCAGCAGGTACGCAGCATCCTGGCAGGCATTACCCTGAAAGATCTTGCAACGCTATAA
- the tatC gene encoding twin-arginine translocase subunit TatC yields the protein MSEEPSKVLPFIEHLVELRKRLIIIVVAVIIGMGFAWNLADEILVFMEKPLTGTTYLDTAKQQGYLYLKENYPAIYGRANLEKELNKPKKQHALNYTAPLEPFFIQCKISVIAGFVLVLPIVFHQIWAFIAPGLTRKERKLVVPFITVATIAFCIGAMFFLTTIWPFIINFSLSYETEGLRSWLSLSAYVDFCLRLILLFGLIAELPVITLLLARFGIVSYQFLAPKRKYALLASSIVAAFHSDLVTMFVIMIPLYLMYEVSVWVALLFGKKKVSQTVEPEAA from the coding sequence ATGTCTGAAGAGCCATCCAAAGTTCTCCCCTTTATCGAGCATCTGGTCGAGTTACGCAAACGCCTGATCATCATCGTGGTGGCCGTGATCATCGGCATGGGTTTCGCCTGGAATCTGGCCGACGAAATCCTGGTTTTCATGGAAAAGCCGCTGACCGGCACCACCTATCTGGATACGGCCAAACAGCAGGGCTATCTCTACCTGAAAGAGAACTATCCGGCCATCTACGGTCGTGCAAACCTTGAAAAAGAACTGAACAAGCCCAAGAAGCAGCATGCCCTCAACTACACGGCTCCGCTTGAACCATTCTTTATCCAGTGCAAGATCTCGGTGATTGCCGGCTTCGTGCTGGTGCTACCGATTGTGTTTCACCAGATCTGGGCCTTCATCGCACCCGGCCTGACCCGCAAGGAACGCAAGCTGGTGGTGCCGTTTATCACTGTGGCCACCATCGCCTTCTGTATCGGTGCGATGTTTTTTCTGACCACCATCTGGCCTTTCATTATCAACTTTTCACTTTCCTACGAAACCGAGGGACTACGCAGCTGGCTGTCACTGTCAGCCTATGTTGATTTCTGTCTGCGTCTGATCCTGCTGTTCGGCCTGATTGCCGAGCTGCCGGTGATCACTCTGCTGCTTGCACGCTTCGGCATTGTCTCCTACCAGTTTCTGGCTCCCAAACGTAAATACGCCCTGCTGGCCAGTTCGATTGTGGCCGCCTTCCACTCAGACCTGGTAACCATGTTTGTGATCATGATCCCGCTCTATCTGATGTACGAGGTCAGCGTCTGGGTGGCACTGCTCTTCGGCAAGAAAAAAGTGAGTCAAACCGTTGAGCCGGAGGCCGCGTAG
- the rnr gene encoding ribonuclease R — MLLHKKEILNLLAEEPEALHFASLLRAFGGRHIKNELKQIVDDLVRSGEILRLRGNRYTLPGADNSGTVQGSISIHRDGYGFVKPESGGEDIFIPGKNINNALHGDKVSVRAEKSRSQRGKLEGRVVAVLERANSRIVGRLQQSRRGATVVPEELRIGTFFTVPANAVNGAVDGQQVVIEVTAWPVGGRPPEGKVVEILGWPDDPDVEVQTVIRKFDLPHTFEPETLAEAQAIPSQVGKNDLKDRVDLRKLPTVTIDGETAKDFDDAVSIRQEGHNFRLWVSIADVSHYIEPGSMLDREAYLRGTSVYFPDRCIPMLPERLSNGICSLNPHLDRLTMTAEMLFDQQGRMLESSFYSSVIKSDARLTYTKVKQVIIDGDEKVLEEDRGLAPMLLQMKELALILQTMRRQRGSIDFDLPEPEIILGLTGQTEAIIKSERNLAHQLIEEFMLAANEAVARFVSGQEMAFIYRVHEPPDPTKLTAFRDFILPFGFTLEMQGDRVEPSAMQRLISDAEGKPEERLVNYGLLRCMKQARYAAENLKHFGLASSCYTHFTSPIRRYPDLIVHRLLRLALERKAGTLGKKGQRELDRIGSTLSEAAEHTSTRERVAMEAERDIVELKKLQFMQGRIGQEFDGFIAGVAGFGCFVELSEVFVEGLVHISTLADDLYNFDEQNHALIGRRSGRTLRIGDPVRVRVVAVNPQARRIEFVLESHSTVRRDVAAAQPAAPEEYPRIPIRGKRPVPKGAGNGNRRR, encoded by the coding sequence ATGCTCCTGCACAAAAAAGAGATACTGAACCTGCTGGCTGAAGAACCCGAGGCACTGCACTTTGCCTCACTGCTCCGCGCCTTTGGCGGCCGCCATATCAAAAACGAGCTCAAGCAGATTGTGGATGACCTGGTACGCAGTGGCGAGATCCTGCGTCTGCGGGGCAACCGTTATACCCTGCCGGGAGCCGACAACAGCGGCACCGTGCAGGGCAGCATCTCGATTCACCGCGATGGGTACGGCTTTGTCAAGCCTGAGAGCGGCGGCGAGGACATCTTTATCCCGGGCAAGAACATCAATAACGCCCTGCATGGTGACAAGGTATCGGTCAGGGCCGAGAAGAGCCGCTCCCAGCGCGGCAAGCTGGAAGGCCGGGTGGTTGCCGTACTGGAACGGGCCAACAGCCGGATTGTGGGGCGCCTGCAGCAAAGCAGGCGTGGCGCAACCGTGGTTCCGGAAGAGTTGCGGATCGGCACCTTCTTCACCGTACCGGCCAATGCAGTCAATGGCGCGGTTGATGGGCAGCAGGTGGTGATTGAAGTGACCGCCTGGCCGGTCGGGGGGCGTCCGCCCGAAGGCAAAGTGGTTGAAATCCTGGGCTGGCCCGACGACCCTGATGTTGAAGTACAGACGGTGATCCGCAAGTTTGATCTGCCCCACACCTTTGAACCGGAGACGCTGGCAGAGGCCCAGGCAATCCCCTCTCAGGTCGGCAAAAACGATCTGAAGGACCGGGTTGACCTGCGCAAGCTGCCCACCGTGACCATTGACGGAGAAACGGCCAAAGACTTTGACGATGCCGTTTCCATCCGGCAGGAAGGTCATAATTTCCGGCTCTGGGTATCCATTGCCGATGTTTCACACTACATTGAACCGGGGAGCATGCTTGATCGCGAGGCCTACCTGCGCGGCACGTCGGTCTACTTTCCGGACCGTTGCATCCCGATGCTGCCGGAACGCCTCTCAAACGGCATCTGCTCCCTGAATCCCCACCTGGACCGGCTGACCATGACCGCCGAGATGCTCTTTGACCAACAGGGCAGGATGCTTGAATCCAGCTTCTATTCCAGCGTGATCAAGAGCGATGCCCGCCTGACCTATACCAAGGTCAAGCAGGTCATCATCGACGGCGATGAAAAGGTACTTGAAGAGGATCGCGGCCTGGCTCCGATGCTGTTGCAGATGAAAGAGCTGGCCCTGATTCTGCAGACGATGCGCAGGCAACGGGGCAGCATCGACTTTGACCTGCCGGAACCGGAGATCATCCTCGGCCTGACCGGCCAGACCGAGGCGATCATCAAGAGTGAGCGCAATCTGGCCCACCAACTGATTGAAGAGTTCATGCTGGCTGCCAACGAGGCCGTAGCACGCTTTGTGTCCGGGCAGGAGATGGCATTCATCTACCGGGTCCATGAGCCGCCTGACCCAACCAAGCTGACCGCCTTCCGTGACTTTATCCTTCCCTTTGGCTTCACTCTGGAGATGCAGGGGGATCGGGTTGAGCCATCAGCCATGCAACGCTTGATCAGCGATGCAGAGGGTAAGCCGGAAGAGCGGCTGGTTAACTACGGCCTGCTGCGTTGCATGAAGCAGGCCCGCTATGCTGCTGAAAATCTGAAGCACTTTGGCCTGGCCTCCAGCTGCTACACCCACTTTACCTCGCCGATCCGGCGCTATCCCGACCTGATTGTCCACCGTCTGCTCCGGTTGGCACTGGAGCGCAAAGCCGGGACACTGGGCAAAAAAGGACAGCGCGAACTGGACCGGATAGGCAGTACCCTTTCCGAAGCGGCCGAGCATACCAGCACCCGTGAACGGGTAGCCATGGAGGCAGAACGGGATATTGTCGAGCTGAAAAAACTGCAGTTCATGCAGGGCAGGATCGGCCAGGAGTTTGACGGCTTTATCGCCGGGGTGGCCGGTTTCGGCTGTTTCGTAGAACTGTCCGAGGTCTTTGTGGAAGGACTGGTACATATTTCCACCCTGGCGGACGACCTCTACAACTTTGATGAACAAAACCACGCACTGATCGGCCGGCGTTCCGGACGCACCTTGCGGATCGGCGACCCTGTCCGGGTACGGGTGGTGGCGGTCAATCCTCAGGCCCGCAGAATCGAGTTTGTACTGGAAAGCCACAGCACAGTCCGCAGGGACGTGGCTGCGGCACAACCGGCTGCCCCAGAGGAGTATCCACGCATTCCGATCAGGGGAAAGCGTCCGGTGCCGAAGGGCGCCGGCAACGGAAATCGCCGGCGTTAG
- a CDS encoding YebC/PmpR family DNA-binding transcriptional regulator: protein MSGHNKWSTIKHKKGAADAKRGKIFTKIIKEISVAAKLGGGDPAANPRLRTAIDKAKGENMPKDNIERAIKKGTGGMEGVVYEEIVYEGYGPGGVAVLVEVMTDNRNRTVSEVRSIFTKCNGNMGEAGCVAWMFDKKGVISYDTSLDFDQLFEAALEAGAEDVVEEDEQIEVYTEPSSFIEVRDALEAKGFKFQSAEITMIPQTQVALEGKQAESMLKMMDRLEDCDDVQNVYANFDISADEMEKMM, encoded by the coding sequence ATGTCGGGCCATAATAAATGGAGTACCATCAAGCACAAAAAAGGGGCCGCTGATGCCAAGCGCGGCAAGATCTTTACCAAGATCATCAAGGAAATCTCCGTTGCGGCCAAGCTCGGCGGCGGCGACCCGGCTGCAAACCCTCGCCTGAGAACGGCTATTGATAAGGCCAAGGGCGAAAATATGCCCAAGGACAATATTGAACGTGCCATTAAAAAAGGTACCGGTGGTATGGAAGGGGTTGTCTACGAGGAGATCGTGTATGAGGGCTACGGTCCCGGCGGCGTGGCGGTGCTGGTTGAGGTGATGACTGATAACCGTAACCGTACGGTTTCTGAAGTGCGCAGTATCTTTACCAAGTGCAACGGTAACATGGGTGAAGCCGGCTGTGTAGCCTGGATGTTTGATAAGAAAGGTGTGATCAGCTACGACACCTCTCTGGATTTTGATCAGCTGTTCGAGGCGGCCCTTGAGGCTGGTGCCGAGGATGTGGTTGAAGAGGATGAGCAGATTGAGGTGTACACGGAACCGTCCAGCTTCATTGAGGTGCGCGATGCGCTTGAGGCAAAAGGCTTCAAGTTCCAGAGTGCGGAGATCACCATGATCCCTCAGACTCAGGTGGCCCTTGAGGGCAAGCAGGCTGAAAGCATGTTGAAGATGATGGACCGGCTTGAAGATTGCGATGATGTCCAGAATGTGTATGCAAACTTTGATATCTCGGCGGATGAGATGGAAAAGATGATGTAA
- the msrA gene encoding peptide-methionine (S)-S-oxide reductase MsrA encodes MEKATFAAGCFWGVEEAFYDEAGVVATRVGYTGGTLENPTYQQVCSGTSGHAEAVEVSFDPAKISYDRLLKIFWQAHDPTQLNRQGPDVGSQYRSAIFYHSEEQRLQAESSREAVDHSGRYQRSVVTEVVPAGTFWQAEEYHQQYHRKNGGGCGF; translated from the coding sequence ATGGAAAAGGCAACCTTTGCAGCAGGCTGTTTCTGGGGTGTTGAAGAGGCGTTTTACGATGAAGCGGGTGTTGTTGCCACCAGGGTGGGCTATACCGGCGGCACGCTTGAGAATCCGACCTACCAGCAGGTATGCAGCGGTACCAGCGGTCATGCCGAGGCGGTTGAGGTGAGTTTCGATCCTGCCAAAATCAGTTATGACCGGCTGCTGAAGATCTTCTGGCAGGCCCACGATCCAACCCAGCTGAACCGGCAGGGGCCGGATGTCGGTAGTCAGTACCGTTCAGCCATTTTCTACCATTCGGAAGAACAACGCCTTCAGGCTGAATCATCCCGTGAGGCTGTCGATCATTCCGGTCGCTATCAACGTTCAGTTGTCACCGAGGTTGTACCGGCAGGTACCTTTTGGCAGGCTGAAGAGTATCACCAGCAGTATCACCGGAAAAACGGCGGAGGCTGCGGTTTTTAG
- the ruvC gene encoding crossover junction endodeoxyribonuclease RuvC, with translation MRVLGIDPGSRITGYGLVEQHGSRLVHLDNGAVFTDKAKDFPDRLRLIFEGLSRVIAEYAPDAVAVEDVYVSENVRAALKLGQARGAAIAAAVHAGLPVFEYTASQVKQAVVGQGRAGKEQVQKMVKALLGLPEIAQADASDAVAVAICHINSYQLRLQAGPAVATSRRASSWRNYRP, from the coding sequence GTGCGTGTCCTTGGAATCGACCCAGGTTCACGCATCACCGGTTACGGTTTGGTGGAACAGCATGGTAGCCGCCTTGTGCACCTTGACAACGGAGCCGTCTTTACCGATAAGGCGAAGGATTTTCCTGATCGTCTGCGTCTGATCTTTGAAGGGCTGAGCAGGGTCATTGCAGAATACGCACCCGATGCGGTGGCGGTTGAGGATGTCTATGTCTCTGAAAACGTCCGTGCGGCCCTGAAGCTGGGACAGGCCCGGGGCGCTGCCATCGCTGCAGCGGTTCACGCCGGGCTGCCGGTTTTTGAGTACACGGCCTCACAGGTGAAGCAGGCGGTGGTGGGGCAGGGCAGGGCAGGTAAGGAGCAGGTCCAGAAGATGGTTAAAGCACTTTTAGGCCTGCCTGAGATTGCCCAGGCTGATGCATCCGATGCCGTTGCCGTTGCAATCTGTCATATCAATTCATATCAGTTGCGTCTGCAGGCCGGCCCTGCGGTGGCAACATCCCGTCGTGCCAGTTCCTGGAGGAACTACCGTCCATGA
- the ruvA gene encoding Holliday junction branch migration protein RuvA, translating into MIALLTGQIAHKSPDHVILDVHGVGYRVMIPFSTYYELPEEGQATLHIHTSVREDAILLYGFRTRTEKSFFQLLISVSGIGPKLARDILSNIQPPQLAAALQQGDLHKLSAIPGIGKKTAERLVLELKDKAGKLDSGSIPAGDAVGRSLPAGSVLDDVSSALVNLGYKDPQVRKVLAELDCAGSASVEEVLKQALKILMK; encoded by the coding sequence ATGATTGCTCTTTTAACCGGTCAGATAGCCCACAAGTCACCGGACCATGTCATCCTTGATGTTCACGGGGTCGGCTACCGGGTCATGATCCCTTTCTCCACCTACTATGAGCTGCCTGAAGAGGGGCAGGCCACCCTGCATATCCACACCAGTGTGCGGGAGGATGCCATCCTGCTTTACGGCTTTCGTACCCGCACGGAAAAGTCTTTTTTCCAGTTGCTGATCTCGGTCTCCGGCATCGGTCCCAAGCTGGCTCGGGACATCCTTTCAAATATCCAGCCACCTCAGCTGGCTGCTGCCTTGCAACAGGGTGATCTGCACAAACTGTCCGCCATTCCCGGCATCGGCAAGAAGACTGCTGAACGTCTGGTGCTGGAGTTGAAGGACAAGGCAGGCAAGCTGGATAGCGGCAGCATCCCGGCGGGTGACGCGGTGGGACGGTCACTGCCTGCAGGCAGTGTCCTGGACGATGTTTCTTCTGCGCTGGTAAATTTGGGGTACAAGGATCCGCAGGTCAGGAAGGTGCTGGCCGAGCTTGATTGTGCAGGATCGGCTTCTGTTGAAGAGGTTCTGAAACAGGCGTTGAAGATTCTGATGAAATAG
- a CDS encoding TPM domain-containing protein has translation MRFNAFKLLLLFIITFVCPAQHVSALEAPPLKGRINDYAGMLSPATARSLEQKLAAFENETTNQVVLLTIPSLEGDVIESYAIRVAEAWKIGQKDKSNGVILILAKKERKIRIEVGTGLQGVLPDITAGQIIRNVIAPELRAGNIDQGISAGLGAIIGATKGEFKATAADKKAAKKKKGSGYGLFIILLLAAIVITAVAGSSSRTAGILAGGVSLPAAAGIGLGAVLWKLGVLALLGAAAGFLISLLMRLFHAGGGGGGSYGGGWGGPTIFYGGGGGGSSSSDDSFSGGGGDFDGGGSSDDW, from the coding sequence ATGCGTTTTAATGCCTTCAAACTGCTTCTGCTGTTCATCATAACGTTCGTCTGTCCGGCACAGCATGTTTCAGCGCTTGAAGCTCCGCCGTTAAAGGGCAGAATCAATGATTATGCCGGGATGCTCTCTCCTGCAACCGCCCGGTCACTGGAACAAAAACTGGCTGCCTTTGAAAACGAAACCACCAATCAGGTGGTGTTGCTGACGATTCCGTCCCTTGAAGGTGACGTCATCGAAAGCTACGCCATCCGGGTGGCCGAGGCCTGGAAAATTGGACAGAAAGACAAAAGCAACGGGGTGATCCTGATTCTTGCCAAGAAGGAGCGTAAGATCAGAATCGAGGTCGGCACCGGACTGCAGGGGGTCCTGCCGGACATCACCGCCGGCCAGATTATCCGCAATGTGATCGCGCCGGAACTGCGGGCCGGCAACATAGACCAGGGGATCAGTGCCGGTCTCGGTGCAATTATCGGTGCCACCAAGGGGGAGTTCAAGGCCACAGCAGCTGACAAGAAAGCGGCCAAAAAGAAAAAGGGCAGCGGCTACGGCCTCTTCATTATCCTGCTGCTGGCGGCCATCGTCATAACTGCTGTTGCCGGCTCATCCTCCCGCACTGCCGGTATTCTGGCAGGTGGTGTGAGTCTGCCGGCTGCCGCAGGTATCGGCCTGGGAGCGGTACTCTGGAAGCTGGGAGTACTGGCACTTTTGGGCGCTGCAGCCGGATTTCTGATCAGTCTCCTGATGCGGCTCTTTCATGCCGGTGGTGGTGGCGGCGGATCCTACGGTGGTGGTTGGGGAGGGCCGACCATCTTCTATGGTGGCGGAGGCGGTGGCTCATCGTCCAGTGACGATAGCTTTTCCGGAGGTGGCGGAGACTTTGACGGTGGCGGTTCTTCAGACGACTGGTAA
- a CDS encoding LemA family protein — protein sequence MRHLLLSMLGLLLLSTLSGCGYNTMQANEEAVIAAWGNVESSYQRRNDLIPNLVEVVKGYAKHEADTLKAVTEARAKVGSMQLSKEVINDPAALTRFQQNQGELSSALSRLMVVAEKYPDLKANQNFLDLQKQLEGTENRINVARERYNKTVQTFNTSIRTFPNSMTNSLLLHLKRKEPFKAEEGAKTAPKVKF from the coding sequence ATGAGACACCTGTTACTCAGTATGCTTGGGCTGTTATTACTCTCAACACTGTCCGGCTGCGGCTACAACACCATGCAGGCCAACGAGGAGGCGGTCATCGCGGCCTGGGGCAATGTTGAATCATCCTACCAACGGCGCAACGACCTGATTCCCAACCTGGTAGAGGTGGTCAAGGGCTATGCCAAGCATGAGGCAGACACCCTCAAAGCTGTCACCGAGGCACGGGCAAAAGTGGGTAGTATGCAGCTCAGCAAAGAGGTTATCAATGATCCCGCGGCCCTGACCAGATTCCAGCAGAATCAGGGGGAGCTGTCATCCGCCCTTTCCCGGCTGATGGTGGTTGCAGAAAAATATCCTGACTTGAAAGCCAACCAGAATTTTCTTGATCTGCAGAAGCAGCTGGAGGGGACTGAAAACCGGATCAACGTGGCACGGGAGCGTTACAACAAGACGGTGCAGACCTTCAACACCAGTATCAGAACATTTCCAAACAGCATGACCAACTCACTCTTGCTTCACCTGAAACGCAAAGAACCTTTCAAGGCTGAGGAAGGTGCCAAAACGGCCCCCAAGGTCAAATTCTAA